agattatgccaggctggggaagacgcttaaggaaatcgaggctcagatcattttcagtgggattctgcctgttcctagagaagggcagcaaagggctgacaggattgtgatgataaatagttggctaagggagtggtgctataaggagggctttgggatgtatggccactgggaggctttcggggacaggcaactgttctcacgggatggacttcacctaagtagggaaggaaatagacttctgggagggaggctggctcatctcatcaagagagctttaaactaggaattcaggggagacggttgggagatgtccagttaatctccacgccaaattacaacattgagaaggagggtgacgagacaagaacagacatagccggggggaagagattagacataaggaagacgggggggatggatactagactaataggtcatactggctgtacagtgtccgtaccaaatcggataacaaatgggagggaggctaaacggcataaattaagatgtttatacaccaatgcgagaagcctaggtaacaaaatggaggaattggatcTCCTGGTCCGATAAATgagaccggatatcgtaggaataaccaaaacgtggtggaacggtagtcatgactggagtacaggtatggaagggtatgtgctgtttaggaacgaccggaacaaaggtaaaggtgggggagtagcattgtatgtcaataatgaggtaaactgtaaagaaataataagtgatggaatggataagatggagtctgtctgggcaatactcacattgggtaaaaaaactactagagcctcccctgggatagtgcttggggtgtgctatagaccgccgggatctagcctggatatggacagggaactctttaatgtttttagggaagtaaatactaataggaactgtgtaatcatgggagactttaacttcccggatatagattgaggaacaaatgctagtaacaataatagggctcagattttcctagacgtgctagctgatgaattccttcatcaagtagttgctgaaccgacgaggggggatgccattttagatttggttttggtgagtagtgaggacctcattgaggaaatggttgtaggggacaaccttggctcgagtgatcatgagctaattcggtttaaactaaatggaaggattaacaaaattaaatcggagactaaggtttacgatttcaaaagggctaactttaataaattaaggcgactagttagggaagtagattggactaacatatttatggatctaaaggcggaaggcgcctgggattatttcaagttgaagttgcaggagctgtcggaggcctgtatcccgagaaagggaaaacggatcgtaggcaggagatttagactgagctggatgaacgagcgtctcagaggggtgattaagaaaaagcagaaagcgtacaaagagtggaagaggggagggatcagcaaagaaacctaccttattgaggtcagagcatgtagagatggagtgagaaaggccaaaagccgtgtagagttggaccttgcgaggggaattaaaaccaatagtaagaggttttatagccatataaataggaagaaaacaaagaaagaagaagtgggaccgctgaagactgtatatggagtggagattaaggataatctaggcatggcacaatgtttaaacgaatattttgcatcggtctttaatgaggctaatgaagggtttaggaatagagacagcgtgacagaggggaataaaggagggggggttgacattacagtacccgaggtagaagccaaactcgaacagcttaacgggactaaatcgggcggaacggatgatcttcatccgagaatattaaaggaactggcgagagaaattgcaagcccgttagcgataatttttaatgaatctgtaaactcgggggtggtaccgttggactggagaatagctaatgtggttcctattttcaagaaggggaaaaaaagtgacccgggtaactacaggacTGTTAGTTTATCATCTGTAataggcaaggtcttggaaaaaattttgaaggagaaagtggttaaggaccttgaggtcaatggcaattgggacaaattacaacatggttttacgaaaggcaaatcgtgccaaaccaacctgatctccttctttgagaaagtaacagattttttagataaaggaaatgcggtggatctaatatacctcgatttcagtaaagcgtttgatacggtaccgcatgaggaattattggttaaattggaaaagatggggatcgatatgaaaatccaggggtggataaagaactggttaaaggggagactgcagcgggtcgtactgaaaggtgaactgtcaggttggagggaggtgaccagtggagttcctcaaggttcggtttggggtccgattttatttaatctatttactactgacctcggaaccgaatgtagaagtgggctgataaagtttgcggatgacacaaagttgggaggtattgccaattcggagaaggatcgggatatcctgcagggagacttggatgacctggtaaactggagtaatagtaataggatgaaatttaatagtgagaagtgtaaggtgatgcatttagggatgactaacaagaattttagttataagctagggacgcatcggttggaagtaacggaggaggagaaggacctcggagtcctggttgatcgcaggatgactatgagtcggcaatgcgacctggccgtgaaaaaagctaatgcggtcttgggatgcattaggcgaggtatttctagtagggataaggaggtgctgcttccgttatacaaggcgctggtgagacctcatttggagtactgtgtgcagttctggtctcccatgtttaagaaggatgaactcaaactggaacgggtacagagaagggctactaggatgatccgaggaatggaaaacctgtcgtatgaaaggagacttgaggagctcggtttgtttaccctaaccaaaaggaggctgaggggggatatgattgctctctttaaatatatcagagggataaataccagggagggagaggaattatttcagcttagtactaatgtggacacgagaacaaatggatataaactggccatcgggaagtttaggcttgaaattagatagggggtgaagttctggaatagccttccgagggaaacggtgggggcgaaagacctctctggctttaagattaagcttgataagtttatggaggggatggtttgatgggataatgtgattttagtcaataagtcaataacgtgccatcgctggtaattagtatcaatggtcaatgtgggtctggctggagaatcttgcccgcatgctcggggttctgctgatcgccatatttggggtcgggaaggaattttcctccagggtagattggcagaggccctggaggtttttcgccttcctccgcagcatggggcaggggtcgcttgctggaggattctctgcgacttaaagtctttaaatcatgatttggggacttcaacagctgagtcatgggagagaattattcgaggagtgggtgggtcagattttgtggcctgcatcatgcgggaggtcagactagatgatcataatggtcccttctgaccttaaagtctatgagtctatgagtctatgagattgcttcccaatgtgcattactttgcatttagcaacactgaatttcatctgccattttcttgctcagttacccagttctgtgagatttCTTTGTatctcttcacagtcagctttggacttaactaccttgagtaattttgtattgtctgcaaactttgccacctcactgtttatctctttttccagataatttatgaatatggtgaacaccactggttccagtacagatctttgggggaccccattacttacctctttccattgtgaaaactgaccatttattcttaccatttgtttcctgtcttttaaccatttaCTGATACAAGAGAGggccttcccttttatcccatgaatgcttattttgcttaagagcctttagtgtgtgaccttgtcaaaggctttctgaacgtccaagtacactatattcaatGGATCAATTTGTCCACGTTtgctgactccctcaaagaattctaatagattggtgaggcatgatttccctttacaaaagccatgttgccTCTTTCCCAGAAAATTGAGGTCATCTATGTGTCTTATAATTCTGTtgtttattatagtttcaaccaattttcctggtactgaagttaggcttacaggcctgtagttgccaggattgcctctgccgcctttttaaaaaattggcatcacattagctatcctccagttatctggtacagacGCTGATTTAAACGGTAGGTTACATGCTACAGTTAGTAgctttgcaatttcatatttgagttccttcagaattcttgggtgaataccttcTGGTCCTGGcaacttattgctgtttaatgtatcaatttgttccaaaacctcctctactgacacctcaatctgggagaattcctcaaatttgtcacctacaaagaatggctcaggtgtgggaatctccctcacatcctccacagtgaaaactgatgcaaagaattcaagtagcttctccgcaatggccttgtcttccttgagttctcctttagcacctcgatcgtccagtggccccactggttgtttggaaggcttcctgcttctgatgtacttaagaaAAATTGCAGTtagttttgtgtcttttgctagttactCTTCAAATCCTTTTTGGCCTGACTAATTATAATTTTACACCTGACTTGCTAGAGTTTACgctcctttctcttttcctcagtATAACAGTATTGAAATTCATATTGTTTGTCTACTCTGACAAAAACCATGAGCGAATTGTTACAAAAAAGATAAAAACTGGGACTAGTAATTGGAATGCCAAAAACTTATCTGAGGCAGTTAAGGAAGCACTGTCACTCACATAGGAACTAGTGTATTTTAGTCACATTTTATACATAATCTGGTTTGTGAAGTCTGTTCATTTGGATCAGGAAATGTgatctcatatatatatatttttgacaacagggaggaaagaaaaaaaaaggaaagtaatTTCTTCTGAGCAGGTTAAATAACCCTCTGTACAGAAGGCTAGCATATAAGACCCATGTACTATTTAAGGTCCACTTTATACCCTATTTTGAGAACATAAGCGGTTCCTAGGCCTTTTGCTGTCCTATACACATTTTGCTCAGATTGGGAGAAAGGCGTAAACCCGTAAAGTATAGTGTTTGGCATAAATGCTGCCTATATGGTAGATAAATTATACTGATAATGTGCACAAAACCCTACTTATCTATCTTTGAATACTCCAGCCTGTATTCTATTTGGCATGCCTGTGGCCTGAGTTTGTAGAGAacttagcattttatagcacttcatTTGTTCAGACCAGAGCTCTCATTGAAGACAACCACTGCTGTGAGTTATCAGCACTACTGCAAATCAGACTTGAgtctctcaagttgggcacccagaaaaggaGGACCACACAGTTagtgtgaaaagtttggtttaagtgatttgcccaatgtcacataggaactctgtagtagaggcaggaatagaatctaCTTCTCTAGTCAGGTACCTTCCTTCCCACTTCTCCTCTTTGCTGTCTAGGCACCAGCATGGGGACCATTGAGAATACATGAAGGGAAgtttccctgctctcagttcctgtgtcTTGTGCCACAGCTGCCTCTGGCGGCTGTGAGGAACAGTTTCTGGGGAAGTGCTTCTGAGCCCTTGCCGCACTAAGCCTGAGCATGCTCGATCATTCTTTGGGAATGTCACAAGTGAAGTCTGGTCAGCAAATAGCACACTGCAGATGGAAGCTTCAGAAGTTAACTGCCAaactagcaagtctctactgaatACGCgtgaactgagattttcaaaggcttgtaacgtggccaaatttgggtggattttcatggagATTTTCATGGCAAAAGGACATcacccccacccactgccagATTTCAAGTTCCTGCTTAAAACATGAAAGCGCTAGAATTTCTCAATGAAACAGttaacaatttttttaacatggaggaaacaacatattttcccctaattTACTTCTGAAAAACAGcagaaccatttttgctgaaatgttccaatcaatcaatcaatcaatcaatcaatttaAGCcagaagcatggaaaatttcagcccaaactgttATTTTAGCAAAATTATGAGCAACTGTAGAGGGGTCTTATAATAGGAAGCATCAGGCAACGTTAACACAGATGTCACTACCTGCACCACCTATAATAAAGTAAATTACACTTAGAATATATCCTGATTTTGCATCCTGATTTCTCATCGGCTGGGAAGCTCATTGGCAAAGAGTTGCTGATGGTGTTGGAAGAATGGGCTGCAATATTGTGTTGATATGTTAACAATAAAAAACTTCATTTGAACATTGTAACACATGCCTGAAAAAAATCCAGGCTCTTGAGTGTAACCTGATATTTTGACTATAGTGCCTTCCAGAACAAGCTGTATTCTTTAATGTTTATTGTGTGGCTGGAGCAAAAGAAACTTGATTACAGGAAAGCTAAAGAAACTCCTtgctctggtaacagtgaaaataaatgtataatGATTCAGATAGATCAGATGCCACCTAATTACTCACATATCTGGAGAGACAGAAGTAACAGGGTCTGGTTGAGAAGTTCCAATAATTACTGGTAATGACACATATGAgaatttaagggcctgattcttcacatTGTCACACCAATTTTATGCAATGGCATTACACTGCTGactggcataaaactggtgtaagggaGTGAAGGATATAGCCCTAAATGTTGTTACTAAAAAAGGCCATGAGAGTTTACTGGGCTTGTAGATAGTAGGACTATTAAACTCAGTGGGGCTACTTATGTAAGAAAAgcaaaacactacagcagcatagctctTAGGTGTAAAGCCTACCTACATCGATGAAAGGGGTGCTTGCATCAGCGTAGGAGAGGTGGTAGATaggccaatggaagaattcttctgtcacccTAGTGCTGTCTATATGGGGATTTAGGTCGGATTAACTACTCcgctcggggtgtggattttttacacgcCTGAGCAACAccttatactgacctaattttctagtgtagatcagtCCTGACTTAAATATGGGTGGAAAGGAAATTTCCTGTTTTCTGCCAGATATTCCAGAGATACTGGAAAGTGTGATAGTAAATCATTGTTTTTCTGCACAAACAATTTAACAACATTTTTTACACCTCATTTTCAACTTATTGTTCCCATCCGCCATCACAGGGGCTTCATTATTTGGAAAGATCAGTGAGTCTGATTCAGAtatattgtttttgctttgggaaaAGAGTGAACAGGCTTTGTCATTAACTCTGACACAAGAGCTCAGGGGAGAAAACACTAATATAAATTGCAAGCCTTTTCTAGTGTTCTCTTCATACCTCAGTTCAAATCAATTTATGAAAGGGAGTTTCTCAGAAGATGAGGCATTAGCAGGCAGAAATCAAGTAAGAATGACTCCTACTATTAAATCCAAACACAATAACcacaataatttattttttcttattttaaatcacTAGGGAAAATCTGCTGCTACTGAGAtcttacatttttacattttttttaactttctgaaTTCATCATAATTTCTGTGTTAAAATAAGTTCGTGGAGTTATTCTATTAacatgcatatttattttttccaggaGAAGTTGCAAACAGGAGCATATTCTCCCTTTCCTAGATCATAAACATCAGTTCAGGAATTCAAAAATATGACTTTGAGGGAAATAATGAACTCAGCGTTTTTTGATAAGGAAGATTTGCAGTACTGCTTTGAAAATATGAATGAATCTTGCTATAAAACACCATTGTCTTCTGGACTCCGAGTAACCTTGTATATTGTGCTTGGTTTGCTGACGATTCTCACTGTGGCTGGAAACCTACTGGTAATCATTTCAATTGCTTATTTCAAGCAGCTTCACTCTCCTACACATTTTTTGATCGCCTCCTTGGCATGTGCTGACTTTGGTTTGGGTCTGACTGTGCTGCCCTTTAGCACTGTAAGATCTGTTGAAACCTGTTGGTATTTTGGGGAAACATTCTGTAGATTTAACAGTTGTTTAAATGTATCTTTCTGCCTAGCATCAATATTTCACTTGTGTTTCATCTCTGTTGATCGATATGTTGCTGTCACTGACCCTTTAATTTATCCAGTTAAGTTCACAGTGCCTGTTTCAGGCGTGTTCATAGCTGTTGCCTGGACATTTTCGTTGGTATACAGTGTTTATGTTGTCTTCACTGGGGCTAATGAAGAAGGGCTACAAGAATTAGTAAATGCCCTCTCCTGTGAAGGGGGGTGTCAGATTATCTTAAATAAAATGCAGGTGGTTGTATCCTCGCTCCTTTATTTCATACCTTTCTTTACAGTGATAGCACTTTACAGCAAGATCCTTGCTGTGGCTAAACGACAAGCTAGAATGATAGAGATGATGAGCAACAACACCCAGTCATCTGATTTCAGTGACAGAGTTGGCAGAAGAGAGAGGAAAGCTGCTAAAACCCTGGGTATACCTGTGATTGCTTTCTTCGTATTCTGGTCACCTTTTTTTATAACTGTAATAATTAATGCTTTCCTCAACTTCATAACTCCACCCCTTGTCTTTGACATTGTAGCTTGGTTTGCTTATTCCAACTCTGCCATTAATCCTTTGATTTACTCTCTCTTTTATCCTTGGTTTCGAAAAGCAATGAAAGTGATTGTGAGCTGTAAAATCCTACGCCTTGATTGCTCAACAATGAGTTTCT
This genomic window from Emys orbicularis isolate rEmyOrb1 chromosome 3, rEmyOrb1.hap1, whole genome shotgun sequence contains:
- the LOC135876102 gene encoding trace amine-associated receptor 9-like, encoding MNSAFFDKEDLQYCFENMNESCYKTPLSSGLRVTLYIVLGLLTILTVAGNLLVIISIAYFKQLHSPTHFLIASLACADFGLGLTVLPFSTVRSVETCWYFGETFCRFNSCLNVSFCLASIFHLCFISVDRYVAVTDPLIYPVKFTVPVSGVFIAVAWTFSLVYSVYVVFTGANEEGLQELVNALSCEGGCQIILNKMQVVVSSLLYFIPFFTVIALYSKILAVAKRQARMIEMMSNNTQSSDFSDRVGRRERKAAKTLGIPVIAFFVFWSPFFITVIINAFLNFITPPLVFDIVAWFAYSNSAINPLIYSLFYPWFRKAMKVIVSCKILRLDCSTMSFFSE